From Myxococcus stipitatus, one genomic window encodes:
- a CDS encoding LysE family translocator yields the protein MIPAEVWVLFMGYTVPMVFSPGPGNTVLATAGGRFGVRGTLPFWAGFELANVALCLLYGLGLGRALQGLSWLHGVLHWGGVVYLLYLAWGFFRSAAQQSGDRDTSLARLGFGEGLLTVALNPKIHSMIVVMFSQFLDPSGAMAAQTAQLTGAFLLVCVVCHFPWIYGGKLILGRFHSERALRIQGWVFGASMLAVAAYVALS from the coding sequence ATGATTCCCGCTGAGGTGTGGGTGTTGTTCATGGGCTACACCGTCCCGATGGTCTTCAGTCCCGGGCCAGGCAACACGGTGCTCGCCACCGCGGGCGGCCGCTTCGGCGTCCGGGGGACGTTGCCCTTCTGGGCGGGCTTCGAGTTGGCCAACGTCGCGTTGTGCCTGCTCTACGGGCTGGGGCTGGGACGGGCGCTGCAAGGCCTCTCCTGGCTCCATGGCGTGCTGCACTGGGGCGGCGTCGTCTACCTGCTCTACCTGGCGTGGGGCTTCTTCCGCTCCGCCGCCCAGCAGAGCGGCGACCGCGACACGTCCCTGGCGCGCCTGGGGTTCGGAGAGGGGCTGCTCACGGTGGCCCTGAACCCGAAGATCCACTCGATGATCGTCGTGATGTTCTCCCAGTTCCTGGACCCCTCAGGCGCGATGGCGGCCCAGACCGCGCAGCTCACCGGGGCCTTCCTGCTCGTGTGCGTGGTGTGCCACTTCCCCTGGATCTACGGCGGCAAGCTCATCCTGGGGCGGTTCCACTCGGAGCGGGCCCTGCGCATCCAGGGGTGGGTGTTCGGCGCCAGCATGCTGGCCGTCGCGGCGTACGTGGCGCTCTCCTGA
- a CDS encoding HAMP domain-containing sensor histidine kinase: MSEARSLRPRRMFWRIYVYGLLMLVGAFVVLVVGSQLLIRVWPGYGNELYREGQTLAERWRSNPSGLTTALEEFSQRSGWKATFYDFEGGILTSTAHPPLPVLSAEEQEQLHAAPAWFDREDGGTHYAVPMWRGRTVVGYLLFDATGMSLIRYSVLAVSILLVLLALAGLALPMARALAAPLERLTGVVAQFGQGTLSARAHLKGRDEVATLGRSFDEMAERLEALIRGQKELLANVSHELRTPLARLGVTLDLVEEGRPEELAGRLPELRRDIGELQELVDGVLQMARLDLAENQAGQPGPRLQRVPLAPGALLDGLAERFRRTHPETPLRLEVAPGLPMLEADPVLLRRAVQNLLDNARKYSEPGSPVTLRGHAADDHVLLEVEDRGMGINAADLPLLSQPFFRTDRSRARNTGGVGLGLTLVRRIVEAHQGRFSIHGVPEGGTRVTLLLPHAVEAPRAA, encoded by the coding sequence GTGAGCGAGGCGCGGTCGCTGCGTCCGCGCCGGATGTTCTGGCGCATCTATGTCTATGGCCTTCTGATGTTGGTGGGCGCCTTCGTGGTGCTCGTCGTCGGCTCGCAGCTGCTCATCCGGGTCTGGCCGGGATATGGCAATGAGCTGTACCGGGAGGGGCAGACGCTGGCGGAGCGCTGGAGGTCGAATCCCTCCGGATTGACCACCGCGTTGGAGGAATTCTCCCAGCGCTCCGGCTGGAAGGCCACCTTCTACGACTTCGAGGGCGGGATCTTGACGTCCACGGCGCACCCTCCGCTCCCCGTGCTCTCGGCGGAGGAGCAGGAGCAGCTCCACGCCGCGCCGGCCTGGTTCGACCGGGAGGACGGAGGCACGCATTACGCCGTCCCGATGTGGCGAGGCCGCACCGTCGTGGGGTACCTGCTCTTCGACGCCACGGGCATGAGCCTCATTCGGTACAGCGTGCTGGCCGTGTCGATTCTGCTCGTCCTGCTCGCGCTCGCGGGCCTGGCACTGCCCATGGCGCGAGCGCTCGCGGCGCCCCTCGAGCGACTCACTGGCGTGGTGGCGCAGTTCGGACAGGGGACGTTGTCGGCGCGGGCCCACCTGAAGGGAAGGGACGAGGTCGCCACGCTCGGGCGCTCCTTCGACGAGATGGCCGAGCGCCTGGAGGCCCTCATCCGCGGCCAGAAGGAGCTGCTGGCCAACGTGTCGCACGAGCTGAGGACGCCGCTGGCGCGCCTGGGCGTCACGCTGGACCTGGTCGAGGAGGGCCGCCCCGAGGAGCTGGCGGGCCGCCTGCCGGAGCTGCGCCGCGACATCGGCGAACTCCAGGAGCTGGTGGATGGGGTGCTGCAGATGGCGAGGCTCGACCTGGCGGAGAACCAGGCCGGCCAGCCGGGGCCGCGACTCCAGCGCGTGCCTCTCGCTCCGGGGGCACTGCTCGACGGGCTCGCCGAGCGCTTCCGACGGACACATCCCGAGACGCCGCTGCGCCTCGAGGTGGCGCCTGGTTTGCCGATGCTGGAGGCGGACCCGGTGCTCCTGCGGCGCGCGGTGCAGAACCTGCTCGACAACGCGCGCAAGTATTCGGAGCCCGGGAGCCCGGTGACGTTGAGGGGACACGCGGCGGATGACCACGTCCTGCTCGAGGTGGAGGACCGGGGAATGGGCATCAACGCGGCCGACCTGCCCCTGCTCTCCCAGCCCTTCTTCCGCACCGACCGCAGCCGCGCGAGGAACACCGGTGGCGTGGGCCTGGGGCTCACCCTGGTGCGCCGCATCGTCGAGGCGCACCAGGGGAGGTTCTCCATCCACGGCGTCCCGGAGGGAGGGACGCGCGTCACGCTCCTGCTTCCGCACGCGGTCGAGGCGCCTCGCGCGGCATGA
- a CDS encoding response regulator transcription factor, with product MSTTPSIEVLLIEDDVHLARLTAEYLERHGVRTCCVGDGERGLAEATRRTFDAILIDVMLPRMDGLAVCRELRARSAVPILMLTARGEEADRVMGLELGADDYVPKPFSSRELLARINAQVRRSRGLLGPTREVLRVGPLSVNPGARRASLNGVELALTQHEFALLRALAERAGRVLSRDQLLELVKGGPEDGPVDRAIDVHVSRLRQKLGDDARSPRLLKTVRGVGYVLEQEASS from the coding sequence ATGTCCACGACGCCCTCCATCGAGGTCCTGCTCATCGAGGACGATGTGCACCTGGCGCGGCTCACGGCCGAGTACCTGGAGCGGCACGGTGTCCGGACGTGCTGCGTGGGGGACGGCGAGCGGGGGCTGGCGGAGGCGACGCGTCGGACGTTCGACGCCATCCTCATCGACGTCATGCTGCCCCGCATGGATGGCCTCGCCGTGTGTCGCGAGCTGAGGGCTCGCTCGGCGGTGCCCATCCTGATGCTGACCGCGCGTGGGGAGGAGGCGGACCGGGTGATGGGCCTGGAGCTGGGGGCCGACGACTATGTCCCCAAGCCGTTCTCGTCACGGGAGTTGCTGGCGCGCATCAACGCCCAGGTCCGCCGCAGTCGGGGCCTGCTGGGGCCCACGCGCGAGGTGCTGCGGGTGGGGCCCCTGTCCGTGAATCCGGGCGCCAGGCGGGCCTCGCTGAACGGCGTGGAGCTGGCCCTGACGCAGCACGAGTTCGCCCTGCTGCGCGCCCTCGCGGAGCGGGCGGGGCGGGTGCTGTCCCGGGACCAGCTGCTGGAGTTGGTGAAGGGCGGCCCGGAGGACGGGCCCGTCGACCGCGCCATCGACGTGCATGTCTCCCGACTACGCCAGAAGCTGGGCGACGATGCCCGCAGCCCCCGGCTGCTCAAGACGGTGCGAGGTGTGGGGTACGTGCTGGAGCAGGAGGCGTCGTCGTGA
- a CDS encoding cellulose binding domain-containing protein, with protein sequence MTVSSLALLLAAPSLAAERLDLSPANRRAPLPGLPDWSKAGYRGGQSLPGDADLNPDANCQVTPAELASTFGVIPNDNLDDTAGLQAALDFLETTCEAGASFTKFSLLSLPAGQLDVSAQLGVEVNYLIIRGAGSDPSTGTKLVFRPDVNTRYDTLTSDGGDWDEDGMTYGPGKGGWLWPGRGLFRVQSRKVATTYGTTEQAAPLNRKDIFHGTVNVHWRAGVLLADKPGDTGFSARKGDTVVHLAVNASTLTVGKFVNIRAANTRKFYDEQRTQGTPHTLLNQHMRQQLFRIVAVDTSQKTLTLDKPLEYDVPVNSTSDGSGPIDPDEEEPYPSKAAPLVDPVIGVGIENLYFTQEVPGVDPALAKHNYGNLAPAYEMHGIVFKWAVDSWVRGVRAEMTGSHPIVTEEAKNLQIVDNVLDGAWNKGKGGNGYFRGSRVWDSLYAGNTTRNLRHFTFQWSASGNVVIGNDFDSDLNLHGGWERRNLFERNVSAVPYAHRSGNCTLHCGEEGGGGPDTSNWYPIWWGAGLKAVKWSGATGEQNVFFNNTLSKQLGSDTAPYQAFYSVSSRIYQFGWSGSGWQHLDIAGTPIADWANNETVSYAGGHGVDESLSDAGPSLFLVNVGPPPPPDTVPPTAPTQPRVTAVTSNSITLAWDAATDNVAVTGYTAHVAGGGGTSSAGLSVTIQGLAPATTYTLTVTARDAAGNVSPQSTSVTATTSSAPPVPGLTATFAISSSWAGGYTGRYTVTNNTAASITGWQLELDVPPGTVLSNAFSSTMTRVGDHYIFIPVSHNATIKAGASKDFGFTATGLGVPFNCTLNGNPCE encoded by the coding sequence ATGACGGTTTCGTCACTCGCGCTCTTGCTCGCCGCGCCGTCGCTGGCGGCGGAGCGCCTCGACCTCTCGCCCGCCAATCGACGCGCGCCCCTGCCGGGACTGCCGGACTGGTCCAAGGCGGGCTACCGCGGAGGACAGAGCCTCCCCGGTGACGCGGACCTCAACCCGGACGCGAACTGCCAGGTCACTCCGGCGGAGCTGGCGTCGACCTTCGGGGTCATCCCCAATGACAATCTCGATGACACGGCGGGCCTCCAGGCCGCCCTCGATTTCCTGGAGACGACCTGCGAGGCGGGCGCCTCGTTCACGAAGTTCTCGCTGCTGAGCCTTCCGGCGGGTCAGCTCGACGTCTCGGCGCAGCTCGGCGTGGAGGTCAACTACCTCATCATCCGGGGCGCGGGCTCCGACCCCTCCACGGGGACGAAGCTCGTCTTCCGGCCGGACGTGAACACCCGCTACGACACCCTGACCTCGGACGGAGGAGACTGGGACGAGGACGGGATGACGTATGGGCCGGGCAAGGGGGGCTGGCTGTGGCCCGGACGCGGGCTGTTCCGGGTCCAGTCCCGGAAGGTCGCGACGACCTATGGCACCACCGAGCAGGCGGCGCCCCTGAACCGCAAGGACATCTTCCATGGCACGGTGAACGTCCATTGGAGGGCGGGTGTCCTGCTGGCGGACAAGCCCGGCGATACGGGCTTCTCCGCGCGCAAGGGAGACACCGTGGTCCACCTGGCGGTCAACGCGTCGACCCTGACGGTGGGGAAGTTCGTCAACATCCGCGCGGCGAACACCCGCAAGTTCTACGACGAGCAGCGGACGCAGGGGACGCCCCACACACTGCTCAACCAGCACATGCGGCAGCAGCTCTTCCGCATCGTCGCGGTCGACACCAGCCAGAAGACCCTCACCCTGGACAAGCCGCTGGAGTACGACGTGCCGGTGAACTCCACGTCGGACGGGTCCGGCCCCATCGACCCGGACGAGGAGGAGCCCTATCCCTCCAAGGCCGCCCCGCTGGTGGACCCCGTCATCGGCGTCGGCATCGAGAACCTCTACTTCACGCAGGAGGTCCCAGGCGTCGACCCCGCCCTGGCGAAGCACAACTACGGCAACCTGGCGCCCGCGTACGAGATGCACGGCATCGTCTTCAAGTGGGCCGTGGACTCGTGGGTGCGCGGCGTCCGCGCGGAGATGACGGGCTCGCACCCCATCGTCACGGAGGAGGCCAAGAACCTGCAGATCGTCGACAACGTGCTCGACGGAGCGTGGAACAAGGGCAAGGGCGGCAACGGCTACTTCCGGGGGTCGCGTGTCTGGGATTCGCTCTACGCCGGGAACACGACGCGCAACCTGCGGCACTTCACCTTCCAGTGGTCCGCCTCCGGCAACGTCGTCATCGGCAATGACTTCGACTCCGACCTCAACCTGCATGGCGGCTGGGAGCGCCGGAACCTGTTCGAGCGCAACGTCAGCGCGGTGCCGTACGCGCACCGCTCCGGCAACTGCACCCTCCACTGCGGCGAGGAGGGCGGCGGCGGCCCCGACACGTCCAACTGGTATCCCATCTGGTGGGGCGCCGGGCTGAAGGCCGTGAAGTGGTCGGGGGCCACCGGCGAGCAGAACGTCTTCTTCAACAACACGCTGAGCAAGCAGCTGGGGTCGGACACCGCGCCGTACCAGGCGTTCTACTCCGTGTCCTCGCGCATCTATCAGTTCGGCTGGTCCGGCTCCGGCTGGCAGCACCTGGACATCGCCGGGACGCCCATCGCGGACTGGGCGAACAACGAGACGGTGAGCTATGCGGGAGGGCACGGCGTCGACGAGTCCCTGTCGGACGCGGGCCCCTCGCTGTTCCTCGTCAACGTCGGTCCGCCGCCCCCGCCGGACACCGTTCCGCCGACGGCGCCGACCCAGCCGCGCGTGACGGCCGTGACGTCCAACAGCATCACCCTCGCGTGGGACGCGGCGACGGACAACGTCGCGGTCACCGGGTACACCGCGCACGTGGCGGGCGGCGGCGGCACGAGCAGCGCCGGCCTGAGCGTGACGATTCAGGGGCTGGCCCCCGCCACGACGTACACCCTGACCGTCACCGCGAGGGACGCGGCGGGCAACGTGTCCCCCCAGAGCACGAGCGTCACCGCCACGACGTCCTCGGCGCCGCCCGTCCCGGGGCTCACCGCCACGTTCGCCATCAGCTCCTCCTGGGCCGGCGGCTACACGGGGCGCTACACGGTGACGAACAACACCGCGGCGAGCATCACCGGCTGGCAGCTCGAGCTGGACGTGCCGCCGGGGACGGTCCTCTCGAACGCGTTCTCCTCCACCATGACGCGCGTGGGGGACCACTACATCTTCATCCCCGTCAGCCACAACGCGACCATCAAGGCCGGCGCCAGCAAGGACTTCGGCTTCACGGCCACCGGCCTGGGCGTGCCCTTCAACTGCACCCTCAACGGCAACCCGTGTGAGTAG
- a CDS encoding kelch repeat-containing protein, whose product MPTHRNVRGRMLIMGCALLLSCAKEDTPRAEPEAPMERDATSRVGPRQAAGGLAALAVTPAWTSTASMSAARGQHTAVLLGTGKVLVINGVNRTGFVGTAELYDPDTGAWSSAGSPGVTGNVSQALLLPTGRVLLLADGSAEGRLYDPATNAWTATGAMSGTRSLFTLTLLRTGQVLVAGGTGASGRLATAELYDPASNTFAPTGSMPMARSAHTASMLRDGRVIAVSGFSGTDEVPGADIYDPATGTWTAAAPPLVPRHYATSTLLPDGRVLLVGGFITGGALTHAELYDPRANTWTATGALARVRSGHSATLLTHGKVLVIGGAAFRAAPQVVAEQYDPATGTWSDAGTMAIGRENHTATLLPTGKVFVAGGFNLTGASTFYAETELYDPAINGWTQAGALTPSPQGARSALLPTGHVLVAGGRDAGGAAVADAQVYDRASNTWTTIAPLSLAREHATATVLASGQVLVVGGRSAGASVGTSERFDPVNRAWTAAAPLTAARHQHTATRLADGRVLVVGGERDGTVLATSELYDPTANTWTPAASVATARSEHSALLLPDGRVLIAGGRNGAGGALAQAELYDPATNTWAPATNLTQARTAFSLTLLSSGQVVAAGGFDGAVALASTEFFDAAANTWAPGAPLSQARSQHAATLAPSGQVLIVGGESAPGVSATTAEVRDPTTGAWTPVASPQVSGAVVAVALPSGEVLVAGGDGARSAELYDDTRADSAWRPVVSQPETLYASCPAVIEGQRFRGISEASGGHYESSPTDFPFVRLRSAEGGRLWTLPATDMSDTRATVVVPANTPLGPYALSVFANAIPGGRMVNVLENTAPTASARSLDVQQDTPIPVTLEATDPDTGQTLTWTIVTPPQHGTLSGTPPELTYTPEPGYRGPDSFAFQVRDCGMDSNVATVDVAVGADTTPPVITCPGEVVLDATSADGVDGTWPPATTTDGSTPPPTITYSPPQGSRLPVGRTTVTATAEDATGNRAECQFQVRVRSPVIEIKGGGCQSTGAGALSALALLSTLAAWSGVRRRRAR is encoded by the coding sequence ATGCCGACACACCGCAACGTCCGCGGGCGGATGCTCATCATGGGCTGCGCGCTCTTGCTGTCCTGCGCGAAGGAGGACACTCCGCGCGCGGAGCCCGAGGCGCCGATGGAGCGCGACGCGACCTCACGGGTCGGGCCCCGGCAGGCCGCCGGTGGCCTCGCGGCGCTGGCGGTGACGCCCGCCTGGACGTCGACGGCGAGCATGAGCGCGGCCCGTGGGCAGCACACGGCGGTGCTGCTGGGCACCGGCAAGGTGCTGGTCATCAACGGCGTGAACAGGACGGGCTTCGTCGGCACCGCGGAGCTCTACGACCCCGACACGGGGGCCTGGTCCTCCGCCGGGAGCCCGGGGGTGACGGGCAACGTCTCCCAGGCGCTGCTGCTCCCCACCGGCAGGGTGCTCCTCCTGGCGGACGGCTCCGCGGAGGGGCGGCTCTACGACCCGGCCACCAACGCCTGGACGGCGACCGGAGCCATGTCCGGCACGCGGTCGCTCTTCACCCTCACCCTCCTGCGCACCGGACAGGTGCTGGTCGCGGGCGGCACCGGCGCCAGCGGGCGGCTCGCGACGGCGGAGCTCTACGACCCCGCCAGCAACACCTTCGCGCCCACCGGCTCGATGCCCATGGCCCGCAGTGCCCACACCGCGTCGATGTTGAGGGACGGTCGGGTCATCGCGGTGAGCGGGTTCAGCGGCACGGACGAAGTCCCGGGCGCGGACATCTACGACCCGGCGACCGGCACCTGGACCGCCGCCGCGCCGCCTCTCGTTCCCCGGCACTACGCCACCAGCACGTTGCTGCCGGACGGCCGCGTCCTGCTGGTCGGTGGCTTCATCACCGGGGGTGCGCTCACCCACGCGGAGCTGTACGACCCCCGGGCCAACACCTGGACGGCGACCGGCGCGCTGGCCCGGGTGCGGTCCGGCCACAGCGCCACGCTCCTGACCCATGGCAAGGTGCTCGTCATCGGCGGCGCCGCCTTCCGAGCCGCGCCCCAGGTCGTGGCGGAGCAGTACGACCCCGCCACGGGCACGTGGAGCGACGCGGGGACGATGGCCATCGGCCGCGAGAACCACACGGCGACCCTCCTGCCGACCGGCAAGGTGTTCGTCGCCGGAGGCTTCAACCTCACTGGCGCCTCCACCTTCTACGCCGAGACGGAGCTGTACGACCCCGCCATCAACGGCTGGACCCAGGCCGGCGCGCTCACGCCTTCTCCCCAGGGCGCGCGGTCGGCCCTGCTGCCCACCGGGCACGTGCTCGTCGCTGGCGGACGCGACGCCGGTGGCGCGGCGGTGGCGGACGCCCAGGTCTACGACCGCGCGAGCAACACGTGGACGACCATCGCGCCGCTCTCGCTCGCCCGTGAGCACGCCACCGCGACGGTGCTGGCCTCTGGACAGGTGCTCGTCGTCGGTGGACGGAGCGCGGGTGCGTCGGTCGGCACGAGCGAGCGCTTCGACCCGGTGAACCGCGCCTGGACCGCCGCCGCGCCGCTGACCGCCGCGCGGCACCAGCACACCGCCACCCGCCTCGCGGACGGCCGCGTGCTCGTCGTCGGCGGTGAGCGCGACGGCACGGTGCTCGCCACCTCGGAGCTGTACGACCCCACGGCCAATACGTGGACTCCGGCGGCCAGCGTCGCCACGGCCCGCTCCGAGCACTCCGCGCTCCTGCTCCCCGACGGCCGGGTGCTCATCGCCGGAGGCCGGAACGGCGCGGGTGGCGCGCTCGCCCAGGCCGAGCTGTACGACCCGGCCACGAACACCTGGGCGCCCGCGACCAACCTGACCCAGGCCCGGACCGCGTTCTCGCTGACCTTGCTGAGCTCCGGCCAGGTGGTCGCGGCGGGAGGCTTCGACGGCGCGGTCGCGCTGGCGAGCACGGAGTTCTTCGACGCCGCGGCGAACACCTGGGCGCCGGGCGCGCCGCTCTCCCAGGCCCGCAGCCAGCACGCCGCCACGCTGGCGCCCTCCGGCCAGGTGCTCATCGTGGGTGGCGAGAGCGCCCCCGGCGTCTCCGCCACCACGGCGGAGGTCCGGGACCCGACCACGGGCGCCTGGACGCCGGTGGCCAGTCCCCAGGTGAGCGGAGCGGTGGTGGCGGTCGCCCTGCCCTCCGGCGAGGTGCTCGTCGCGGGGGGTGACGGCGCGCGGAGCGCGGAGCTGTACGACGACACCCGGGCGGACTCCGCGTGGCGCCCCGTGGTCTCCCAGCCCGAGACGCTCTACGCCAGCTGCCCCGCGGTCATCGAGGGGCAGCGGTTCCGCGGCATCTCGGAGGCGAGCGGCGGCCACTACGAGAGCTCGCCCACGGACTTCCCCTTCGTCCGGCTGCGCTCGGCGGAGGGCGGGCGGCTGTGGACCCTGCCGGCCACGGACATGTCCGACACGCGCGCGACCGTGGTCGTCCCCGCGAACACGCCGCTCGGTCCCTACGCCCTCTCCGTCTTCGCCAATGCCATCCCGGGTGGACGGATGGTGAACGTCCTCGAAAACACCGCGCCCACCGCTTCGGCGCGCTCGCTCGACGTCCAGCAGGACACGCCCATCCCCGTCACGCTCGAGGCCACCGACCCGGACACGGGCCAGACCCTCACGTGGACCATCGTCACGCCGCCCCAGCACGGCACGCTCAGCGGCACGCCGCCCGAGCTCACCTACACCCCCGAACCCGGATACCGAGGGCCGGACAGCTTCGCGTTCCAGGTCCGGGACTGTGGCATGGACAGCAACGTCGCCACGGTGGACGTCGCCGTCGGAGCGGACACCACGCCGCCCGTCATCACCTGCCCGGGAGAAGTGGTCCTCGACGCGACGAGCGCCGACGGCGTGGACGGCACCTGGCCCCCCGCCACCACGACGGACGGCTCGACGCCGCCGCCCACCATCACCTATTCGCCGCCGCAGGGAAGCCGCCTGCCCGTCGGTCGCACCACCGTGACGGCCACCGCGGAGGACGCGACCGGCAACCGCGCCGAGTGCCAGTTCCAGGTGCGCGTGCGCTCCCCGGTCATCGAAATCAAGGGTGGCGGCTGCCAGAGCACGGGCGCCGGCGCGCTGTCGGCCCTCGCCCTCCTGTCCACCCTGGCCGCGTGGAGTGGCGT
- the gcvA gene encoding transcriptional regulator GcvA: MRRLPPLGALRAFEAGARHLSFTRAATELGVTQAAISHQVRQLEDWLGIDLFERRGHALTLTAQGKAYLRELSAAFDQLAEATSRLSAREQGPLRITVLPSFAACWLVPRLEDFRRKHPDIEVHLTSSTELWDFLDERFDLGIRSGLGHWPGLKVEQLAQETLAPVCSPALAKRLRTPRDLRKARLLHDTPKNGWRRWLEDASVEGVDADAGPVFNDAGLALQAARAGHGVALGRLMLAADDLEAGRLVQPFEHVLPNDFGYWLVHPRSHSRRADVNVFKDWLHAAVKATS, encoded by the coding sequence ATGCGTCGTCTTCCGCCATTGGGTGCGCTGCGAGCCTTCGAGGCAGGCGCCCGCCATTTGAGCTTCACCCGCGCCGCCACCGAGTTGGGCGTCACCCAGGCCGCCATCAGCCATCAGGTTCGACAGCTCGAGGACTGGCTGGGCATCGACCTGTTCGAGCGCCGGGGCCATGCGCTGACGCTCACCGCCCAGGGCAAGGCCTATCTGCGCGAGCTGAGCGCCGCGTTCGACCAGTTGGCGGAGGCGACCTCCCGCCTGTCCGCGCGAGAGCAGGGCCCGCTGCGCATCACCGTGCTGCCCTCGTTCGCCGCGTGCTGGCTGGTGCCCCGGCTGGAGGACTTCCGGAGGAAGCATCCGGACATCGAGGTCCACCTGACCAGCTCCACCGAGCTGTGGGACTTCCTCGACGAGCGCTTCGACCTGGGCATCCGCTCCGGCCTGGGCCATTGGCCCGGCCTCAAGGTCGAACAGCTCGCCCAGGAGACACTCGCTCCGGTGTGCAGCCCGGCGTTGGCGAAGCGGCTGCGGACTCCGAGGGACCTGCGCAAGGCGCGGCTGCTCCACGACACGCCCAAGAACGGCTGGCGCCGCTGGCTGGAGGACGCGAGCGTGGAGGGCGTGGACGCGGACGCGGGCCCAGTCTTCAACGACGCCGGGCTCGCGCTCCAGGCGGCGAGGGCGGGCCATGGCGTGGCCCTGGGGCGGCTGATGCTCGCCGCCGATGACCTGGAGGCCGGGCGCCTGGTCCAGCCCTTCGAGCACGTACTGCCCAACGACTTCGGCTACTGGCTCGTCCATCCGCGCTCGCACTCACGCCGGGCGGATGTGAACGTGTTCAAGGACTGGCTGCACGCCGCCGTGAAGGCCACGTCCTGA
- a CDS encoding OB-fold protein → MALVKCKQCGNDVATNAAACPKCGAPVAKKSSVGKVLLFVFGGLAALCFIGTCVGGAASMAGKGASGPSASAGDSKPAEAPKQVDIKTLLREYADNEVRADSAFKGQVILTSGVVDDVKKDITNSIYVTVGTGKQFEIPQVQCFFDDEHAAKAAALSKGAKVGIRGRVSGLMMNVVVRDCEFVDL, encoded by the coding sequence ATGGCGTTGGTGAAGTGCAAGCAGTGTGGCAACGATGTGGCCACGAACGCGGCGGCATGCCCGAAGTGCGGCGCCCCGGTGGCCAAGAAGTCGTCGGTCGGCAAGGTCCTGCTCTTTGTCTTCGGCGGTCTGGCGGCGCTGTGTTTCATCGGCACGTGTGTCGGTGGCGCGGCCTCCATGGCTGGCAAGGGCGCTTCGGGCCCGAGCGCGTCGGCGGGAGACAGCAAGCCCGCGGAAGCGCCGAAGCAGGTCGACATCAAGACGCTGCTGCGTGAGTACGCGGACAACGAGGTGCGCGCGGACTCCGCCTTCAAGGGCCAGGTCATCCTCACCTCGGGCGTCGTGGATGACGTGAAGAAGGACATCACCAACTCCATCTACGTCACGGTGGGCACCGGCAAGCAGTTCGAGATTCCGCAGGTCCAGTGCTTCTTCGATGACGAGCACGCCGCCAAGGCCGCCGCTCTGTCCAAGGGCGCGAAGGTCGGCATCCGCGGCCGTGTCAGCGGGTTGATGATGAACGTCGTCGTCCGCGACTGCGAGTTCGTCGACCTGTAG
- a CDS encoding NIF family HAD-type phosphatase — MNTSERMLLILDLDETLIHATPKPLSRPADFRVFEYQVYRRPQLERFLAACAARFQLAIWSSADDQYVAQVVQHIIPRDLPLAFVWGRSRSTFSVDHHKVMEDGYLDPSSHYNYAKKLEKVKRRGYRLERMLIVDDTPAKCRHNYGNAIYVREYLGQEDDVELSLLAAYLERLADVPNVRTLEKRHWRSQVTSPR, encoded by the coding sequence ATGAACACCTCGGAGCGGATGCTCCTCATCCTCGACCTGGACGAGACCCTCATTCACGCGACCCCGAAGCCGCTGTCCCGCCCCGCGGACTTCCGCGTCTTCGAGTACCAAGTCTACCGGCGGCCCCAACTGGAGCGGTTCCTCGCGGCGTGCGCCGCGCGCTTCCAGCTCGCCATCTGGTCCTCCGCCGACGACCAGTACGTCGCCCAGGTCGTCCAGCACATCATCCCCCGGGACCTCCCGCTGGCGTTCGTGTGGGGCCGCAGCCGCAGCACGTTCTCCGTCGACCACCACAAGGTGATGGAGGACGGGTATCTCGACCCCTCCTCCCACTACAACTACGCCAAGAAGCTGGAGAAGGTGAAACGCCGGGGCTACCGCCTGGAGCGGATGCTCATCGTCGACGACACGCCCGCCAAGTGTCGTCACAACTATGGCAATGCCATCTACGTGCGGGAGTACCTGGGCCAGGAGGACGACGTCGAGCTGTCGCTGCTCGCCGCCTATCTGGAGCGGCTCGCGGACGTCCCCAACGTCCGGACGCTGGAGAAGCGCCACTGGCGCAGCCAGGTCACCAGCCCCCGCTGA